A segment of the Zonotrichia albicollis isolate bZonAlb1 chromosome Z, bZonAlb1.hap1, whole genome shotgun sequence genome:
CGAGGCGgtgccggggaggggaaggagcccGGCATTGTCTCCGGCTGGTTGGCAGCGCCGCCGAGGCGATGCCTGCGAGCCTCCTGGATGCACATTtcctctccttctctccttctttTTGTCAGCGGTTCAGCGAGGAAGAATGCCGCCCACCCAGCCCAACCCCGGCCAGTACGCGCTGACCAACGGCGACCCCCTGAACGGGCACTGCTATCTCTCGGGATACATCTCCCTCCTGCTGCGGGCCGAGCCCTACCCCACCTCCCGCTACGGCAGCCAGTGCATGCAGCCCAACAACATCATGGGCATCGAGAACATCTGCGAGCTGGCCGCCCGTCTGCTCTTCAGCGCCGTCGAGTGGGCCCGCAATATTCCCTTCTTCCCCGACCTGCAGATCACCGACCAGGTGGCCTTGCTGCGGCTCACCTGGAGCGAGCTCTTCGTCCTCAATGCTGCCCAGTGCTCCATGCCCCTCCATGTGGCCCCGCTCCTGGCCGCCGCCGGCCTCCACGCCTCCCCCATGTCGGCAGACCGCGTTGTCGCCTTCATGGACCACATCCGCATCTTCCAGGAACAGGTGGAGAAGCTGAAGGCGCTGCACGTCGATTCGGCTGAATACAGCTGCCTGAAAGCCATCGTCCTCTTCACCTCAGGTGAGGGGACGGGTTGGGGATGTGAGAtgtctgggaagaaaaaaaaaaaaaggcaaaaaaccccaaaccatgcaggaaaataaggaaataatttaaatagaattacttttaaaggaaaagaacTGGA
Coding sequences within it:
- the NR2F1 gene encoding COUP transcription factor 1 isoform X3, producing the protein MPPTQPNPGQYALTNGDPLNGHCYLSGYISLLLRAEPYPTSRYGSQCMQPNNIMGIENICELAARLLFSAVEWARNIPFFPDLQITDQVALLRLTWSELFVLNAAQCSMPLHVAPLLAAAGLHASPMSADRVVAFMDHIRIFQEQVEKLKALHVDSAEYSCLKAIVLFTSDACGLSDAAHIESLQEKSQCALEEYVRSQYPNQPSRFGKLLLRLPSLRTVSSSVIEQLFFVRLVGKTPIETLIRDMLLSGSSFNWPYMSIQCS
- the NR2F1 gene encoding COUP transcription factor 1 isoform X2 — its product is MFGYSVQRGRMPPTQPNPGQYALTNGDPLNGHCYLSGYISLLLRAEPYPTSRYGSQCMQPNNIMGIENICELAARLLFSAVEWARNIPFFPDLQITDQVALLRLTWSELFVLNAAQCSMPLHVAPLLAAAGLHASPMSADRVVAFMDHIRIFQEQVEKLKALHVDSAEYSCLKAIVLFTSDACGLSDAAHIESLQEKSQCALEEYVRSQYPNQPSRFGKLLLRLPSLRTVSSSVIEQLFFVRLVGKTPIETLIRDMLLSGSSFNWPYMSIQCS